In the genome of Thermococcus sp. 21S9, one region contains:
- a CDS encoding putative toxin-antitoxin system toxin component, PIN family — MPKLKVVLDTSILISALKSRDVKRSPSWKILSLLSEDKLVNYGSKETIEEMKETLAIVGLLVGKPEKAKAIYHLVLNHTKRVSPRVQFEEDRELVKLVGHADDLTSSPP; from the coding sequence GAATGCCTAAACTCAAGGTAGTTTTGGATACTTCTATTTTAATCAGTGCCTTAAAATCGAGAGATGTTAAACGTAGTCCTTCTTGGAAGATTTTAAGTCTTCTCAGTGAGGATAAGCTGGTTAATTATGGTTCTAAGGAGACTATTGAAGAGATGAAAGAAACTCTTGCAATTGTTGGTCTGCTTGTTGGAAAACCTGAAAAAGCCAAAGCTATTTATCATTTGGTTTTGAATCATACTAAGCGAGTTTCTCCAAGAGTTCAATTTGAAGAAGATAGAGAACTTGTTAAGCTGGTTGGTCATGCTGATGATCTGACCTCCTCCCCGCCCTGA